Proteins encoded by one window of Arachis hypogaea cultivar Tifrunner chromosome 1, arahy.Tifrunner.gnm2.J5K5, whole genome shotgun sequence:
- the LOC112803949 gene encoding dehydration-responsive element-binding protein 1E-like gives MNKLRQSSFDEYISTCSSSEASSSNNNKSSPPNASIDYDEAITLASSRPKKRAGRRIFKETRHPVYRGVRRRNNNRWVCELRVPNTKSKRIWLGTYATPEMAARAHDVAALALRGKSACLNFADSAWRLLPLLPAPTDGAEEIRRMAAEAVKTVTVEDGYSNNRRPVSTGSAVTEYEVCSGESGVEEDVKKDLIVDTNNDDYYMHDWVRSMTEEPLRSPPPFFRYDFGSSSSHREWNDMEVDAEVSLWSFSI, from the coding sequence ATGAACAAACTCAGACAGTCATCATTTGACGAGTACATATCCACGTGTTCCTCTTCGGAAGCGAGCTCATCCAACAATAACAAGTCATCGCCGCCAAATGCCTCCATCGACTACGACGAAGCGATAACGTTGGCGTCATCGAGGCCGAAGAAGCGTGCGGGGAGAAGAATCTTCAAGGAAACGAGGCACCCGGTGTACCGAGGAGTGCGTAGGAGGAACAACAACAGGTGGGTCTGCGAGCTTCGCGTTCCAAACACCAAGTCCAAACGGATATGGCTCGGGACCTACGCCACACCTGAGATGGCGGCGCGTGCCCACGACGTCGCCGCACTCGCGCTTCGCGGGAAGTCAGCCTGCCTCAACTTCGCAGACTCCGCCTGGCGACTACTCCCTTTGCTCCCGGCGCCTACTGATGGCGCCGAAGAGATAAGGAGAATGGCCGCCGAGGCTGTGAAGACAGTTACAGTTGAGGACGGTTATAGTAATAACCGACGTCCAGTAAGTACGGGCAGTGCGGTTACTGAGTACGAGGTTTGCAGCGGTGAGAGCGGGGTGGAAGAAGATGTAAAGAAGGATTTGATTGTTGATACTAACAATGATGATTATTACATGCATGATTGGGTTCGGAGCATGACGGAGGAGCCGTTACGATCTCCGCCTCCATTTTTCAGATACGATTTTGGCAGTAGCAGTAGTCATAGGGAATGGAATGATATGGAGGTTGATGCCGAGGTGTCACTGTGGAGCTTTTccatttga